Part of the Alosa alosa isolate M-15738 ecotype Scorff River chromosome 18, AALO_Geno_1.1, whole genome shotgun sequence genome is shown below.
AGTCTGTCATCTCATTCTGAGCTACTGCACACTGTGAGACAAATATGTCTGTCAACTGCTGGAGAGAATATGTTATAGATAGTTTAGCATTGTAATACCTATTTAAATATGCAGTATTTAAAATGTGGTTATTTTTGTACAGTTTTACTTCTTCCTGCTCAGATTTTTTGGCCTGTTCTGTCTTCCTTAAATGGCCATCCATTTAAAGCGTCTTCTGCAAAAATGTGATAAACCACATAAATGTGATAAACCACCTCATGCTCACATTACACTTAATCACATTCTCTCGTTCTGCCCCATTTACTATCTGGCAATCTGTTagaactcccccccccccctcccctcacctTCGTAAAAAAAAGGTACACCTCTATGAAATCTTTACATTATGGACATGTAAATGTGTTGTAGTACTGTGTTGTAATACTGGATGTTCCGGTGATGGTTGCATCTTTTTTTCCTACTGTGTTGTGTAACAGCAGATGATCTTGTTGCAATGTGTTTGTTAAGTGTCCCAGCCCTGTTATCTGCAGTTCCTTGCGAGAGTCCCGGGGCGCTAAGCTGCGCTCAGTTTCGAGGCTGGGAATTGAACTCCTGGCAGATGTTCTGTATGATCTTGGGCACAAACTTGTACAGGTTGTCAAACTCATCCACGAAGTAGGAGTGCTCCTTGTCTGGATCTGTGGCAATGTACTCCAATTCATCCTGAGCAGCCCAGGCAATACCAATGGAGTAAGCGATTACTCCtggaaacaaacacagaaaaaacaaacaatggtTTGTACAGGACTCCAAAAATACAATTTGCTGTTTGATTTTGGTGTATATGTAATAAGGAAAAGTACAGAGACGGACAAAATGTCAAAATGTTTAGTCGAATGCATTCTGAAAATAAGACCGGATTAACCTCAGAAAGACCTTAAATGGAAAATTACACTAAAGTAAACAGCCAAATGAGGAAAGCCACAAGCAAAAACACATCTACGTTGTTTTGAGTTGTGAGTCACAAAAGAAGGATCACTTTGTTGATCTGTTCATCTCACCCATCTTTCCCGCTTTATTTGTTGGCAAATCCAAGAGAGATGTTGTGATTGAAACATTGTACTGAAGGGCGTTTTTCTCATAGGCCAACTCACCTCTGACATTTGTTTGACCACAGCAATGATCAAAGCTGTGCCCTCAATGAAAATACGATCATCCTTCATACTGTGCACACCTCCTCATATAACACTCTTCCCCCACTTGTTTCCTCTTCATGGTGCTATTTTCCCTCATGTGTTTTTGTTCCCTCAGTCCCCCTGTGCTCCAGTTCAAAGACTGGACTAAGAGGGCAGTGAAACTCCATTGTTTATCTCCTCTCTGAATCAAAGCCCCTCACTCCTCTGTCACCTCTTCTAACACTGGACGTTTGACCACAGCAATGCAACCTATCACAGCTTTGCAACTACCACATGTACAATCTGCATACTTCCTCACTGCACCTCTTTCGAACTTTGACCATTTCTGTTTGCCCCCCCCACCCATCATCCTTCCCTCGTCTCTAATGTCTCACCTTTGCGGTGAACGGCGAGCGCTGGTGCCCTGACATCGTCGTAGGAACGGCCGTCGGTGATGACGATCATGATCTTGCGCTTGTTGGGTTTGGACTTGCTGAAGAGCTGCTCGGCGGCGAAGGTGATGGCCGCCCCGGTGCTGGTGCCGCCGCTCCAGTAGTTGATGCGCTTGATGGCGTTGAGCAGCTCGGCCTTGTTGTTGTGCTGGCCGAAGGCGAACTCCAGCCGCTGCTCATAGGTGTACTGGACGGCGCCCACGCGCGTGTCCGTGTCGGAGATCTCAAACTCGCGTGTCACGTTGGCCACGAACTGCAGGACGGTGCGGAAGTTGCCCGTCCCCACGCTGCTAGAGCCGTCGATGACGAAGGCAATGTCGTTGGCGTTCAGGCATGTCTTGCTGCACATCAGGCGGTCGGTGTCACATACACGCTTGACCAGTGGCTGCACAGTCTTACGCAGACCAAACCAGCTGGACACTGGCAGGGAGTAGAAGCCATTGGTCCGGCAGACGGCCTGGATGTAGAACAGACAGTCACTGGGAGTGAATCTAGAGGGCCAAAAGCTGACCTGCAGCAATCTAAAAAATCTACCCTACAACAGTGTGCTCCAGAGATAGGGGATCAAATCAAACTGACCTCTCTACTTTTAAAGCCGTTTTCAGAAAAGAGAAACTCAGGTTGGATTATACCTGAACCTGAACCTGAATGGTTATTCAGGCAGTTTATGGTCTTCTGGccaatgacacacaaacacactgcataCCATACCTTTGTCACATGGTAGCtttgaatacagtattttaatcTCACCAGACCTACGAGATGTTAGGGATGTTATGCTTATGCAATGCTACGAGTTTTCATACAGTCTTGTTGTTGCCTGTACCTTATCCACAAAATTGGGCTCCACCAcgttttgtttttcattctcATCTGGACCCTCAATGGTGACAAAGAAGATGTTGATTCCAGATTCTCTGGCTAGCCTGGAGGCCTCCTCCACCTTGTCAGTAGGCCAGCCATCTACCAGCACCACAGCCACGTTGGGCGCTCCTCCACGGTTGCCATTGGCATCGCTGAAGTAATGCTTGTTGATGTAGGAAAGGGCCTTCCCTGTTGGAACACAAGGGGGCAGCAAAAGGACACAGTCCTGATCAGATTATAGTTGTTGACAGATGTGTGTTTATAATGCACCAGTGGTTTGTGtatcctactctctctcccataAATGCCTCTCTTACAAATTGTTGACATTCATTAGGAAATATAAAAAGGTGCCACAATCTCTTCTAGAAGATCTTCATCAGTAGATGGTTTTCATGCAACAATTTCATGTGAAATTAAACTTTTCAATATTGACAGATTTCAAAGTCATTCTGGAAATAAAGTCAACAATCTTGATCTGGACCATTTAATTGTATGGGAAATATCAGCTTCTGAAGTACTGCAGTCTTTCTGAACAAATGCAAAATGATTTACACCAGTGTCTGCCAGGCTTATTCCATAAAAAATAGGCCCTATTTGATTTGAAATTACAAGCTCTCAACCCTTATTTATTCGCCTCATCGTAGCGTGTTCCTGGTAAGAAGCTGCATCTGGTGTGTGGTGTCTGAGAGAGCTGCCCCAGAGATGGCAAAGTGCCACTAGGGCATAAACTGACCCCCATGATGGATGAAACTCAAACAACACTCGGTTAGCTTACTGGGGGAGGAAAACAAAAATCACCCCTCGGGCTACCAAACATGTAATTTACCAAACAGTTCCTGCATCAAATTTAGATTTAATTCCTAGCTCACATGTGCATGGCCGGTAAAGAGGGCCATCTCCACGATGCGATAATTGCACCCTTTCAATTTCACTTCACACTACAGTGGGTCATGCTGCTGAGACTCTGTAGCCCAGGCAGATGGCATGTGTCTCACATTATCAACATATCACATCGGCTCCTATCAGCAgggtgtctccctctctctctctctctctctcttcctctctctctgtctgtctctctttgctctctctttctctcattctgtctgccagcatctccctctctctctttcaaagtGCTCCCTCTAGTCTCTCTCTTGGTgcgtctgtctttctgtctctcactctctcttcctcttcacccctttctctctctctttctctctctctttctctctctcagtaactCACCCACATTGGACAGGCCTCCCTTCTGTGTGATTTTGTCCACGGCCGGCTTGAGCTCCCGCGAGCTAGAGTAAGCCTTCAAGTTGAATTCCGTCACAGGGTCATCTCTGTCAGAGAAGCAGAGAGCAGAGCAACAacaggaagaggatgaggtAAGTCACCCTGTCTATCTCAGCCCTGTAGGAAAGCTATCAGACTAACATCAACCCCTACCCACCcattcccaccaccaccaccctcaacACCCCCTCAACCTCAACTTTGATCTTTTTATGGTCTCCAGGGCTGCCGTCGGGCTGTCTGCCAGGCTCGCCTCCCTGGGGGAAGGATGGGAGGGGGAGCGGAGTTGAGCCCAGGCGCCTCCGGACTGGGCCTCTCAGATGATGACGAAGACGTGAATCTGTGGATCTGGGAACCTTCCTGCTGCCCTGACTGGAGATCCCTCAGGAAGGAAGGGAGCAGGCCCAGCTCTAGCccacatctggccctgatctcTGGGTGGCTCAACAAGGTGGGGACGaggtctgtctgtttgtgtccaGTACCTTGTAGGGTGTGCTGGTATGTGTCTACATGAAATAGCTTATCAGCCCTCCCTGAGAAACAATAGCGTGCTAAGTAAATGGTTGTGATGAAAAGGAATTTTAACAAAGCCGTTTCCAAAGCACCACATCAAtagactttttaaaaaaagcaaGTTTACATCTATTGATTATTCCTACACCACCTCTATCCAAAGTAAAGTAAACTGGGGACATACATTTATGTAGGAAACATCTCCCATGGAATCTGACCCTCTGAGATTGTccatatgtataagtataagtatatatgctGTGATCAACTCCAGCAGCTGGTATGAACCTTACTGACTAGGCCTGGTTGTAAAATCAAACCCCAGAGAGCTGCCTTCATGTGTAAAGGGCTGACTAGTGAGACATACCCATACTGGATGATTCCCATCATGGGACCGACAACTCCCACATCCAGCGCCTGAGAAACCTCAGCCAGGAAGTCCTTCTGGATCTTAAAACGCCTCTTCCCAATGCTCCAGCTGCCATCCATAAGGAAGGCAATGTCCACTTTACAGTCTACGGATGAGACACAAACAAATCAGTCACATGTGTAGCACTTAAACATAGACTTTCTAAACCCACAAGATTGTATTGGCAACAACCCTATTGTCTGTGGTTGTCTGAGCTACAGTGTCACATAATGCACAGCCTGGCCCCTATTAATGTGAACCTGATGGAGGTTCAACCATTCCTGTAACACACCCAGAGACATGACCCAAAAACAAGCTTTTTTTCCAGACACAAAGTGATAGAAGTCAAAGGCCATTTCCATTGAGACGGAGAAGAAATCGAGGTGCTCCATTAACTGCGGTTCAAAACAATCCCAACGTACTTGGATCTCCCTGGGAGACGACGGGCTCAGGGGCCCTGGGTATGGAGTCCTGCTCGCGCACGTTGAAGCCTGCAAGGGGTGAACAGGGCAGTATTAGATACCAGAGAAACTGCTGaccactctgtctctcaccacATTCTACCCACTGCTTATGCCCTCTGTGGAGACAGTCTCATTGTACATGGCTAATTTCTTTTTAGACTTTGAGCAAGTGGGTGGTACCAAAAGCTTTAGAGTAATATAGAATGACCCCTTAAGACTGAAAAGCAGAGAATAGAAGAGAAACAAAATGGCGGCGGAAAGCTACAGTTTCACCATTGGCTTGAGGCACCTCTGGTGTCCCAGCATACTGACAAATTGCTGGAACAGGAGAGGTGTCCGGTGGCGCAGGGGGTCGGAGATTGGGGAGTGAGGGGGAGTCAGTTGAGCAGCGACAGTGCAAGCCACCTCACCTGGGTCGAAAGGGTTTACTTCGGGTTTCCAGGCATCCAGCGGCTCCACTGTGTTGACAATAGCATACAAGCTTGAGTTACCAAAGTCCTGGATCACTACATCAAATCCCTAAGCAGCTTGCATAGCAGCACCCATTGCGTACCggtatgtgtatttgtctgttggtgtgcatgtgcctctgtgtatgtgtgtctgtctgtgtctgtgtgtgacaatgtatgtgtttgtgtgtatgtgtgtatgactgtgtgcatAGCAAGGAAACACTTCAAGATTAAAACCTTTTGTTGAAACATTAGCATTATGCATCTGTATGCAAGCTGCATGATCGCCAGGGCATTTAAAGGACCACTATAAAGCATTTGCTATTAGGCCTTACGCAAGCTTGCAAAAGCCTTAATGCTGTAAAAATGACATTACCCACGATTGGGAACATGATTCTCTAGCCTTACACTGGCCTTGGGTCCGTCTGGGCCTCAAGTACAACAGGGTGGCACATGTCAGCGAAACCTACCTCTGGTGTGTGTCATCTCAGGGAGCAATTTACGAGCAGTGTCTGTCTCAGGGCCTCGAGGCGCTGAAAAAACAGAGAAAGGACAAGTCAAGGAGTGAGACGGCGTCATCTGTAATCTTTCCATGAGGGAATTACAGAGCAACGAGAAGTCAAATAACGAGGCAAACTCCACCACAGCCGTTGCACTCTGTTTGGCTCTTCCATCGCTGTAACTCTGGACTTGCAACgctggtgttttttttatttatttatatgggCGTCCTCAAAACAGCCTCACCCGTTGATCCACAAAACCCAAATCATTTCATTTAAATGCCATGACAATGTTGCATGCCGAGCAAAGCAAAATGGCCTGTAATTTTCTTAAGACTACAACTGACTGACAGGATGCCATTTGGTGTCTTGTCATTGGTGTGTCATGTGTGGGTTTTCTGGGCTTCCTTGATTTGTAGCTTGTTCAATGGTATTGGTATGAATGGAGATGCTAAATACAGGGGAGGCCCTTGAAGTTTAACCTACTCAGCTGCAAATTCTCACGCTCGCCTAAGCTACTCAGCCTATCTGGAGACTGGATTGCAAACCAGTTGTTAGAATATAAAACTATGAAGCCTTTAGACACAAAGAAGTGAATTCCTGTTCCTCAAAGATCTCAAATCTATAAACAGATGGTAACACATGGGGTGTCATTTACTTCTGCCATTTCCAGGACGTAATAAACACTTCCAAAGATGTGGGAAAGCTGACGGCTATGTGGGTCATTCCTGGTGTCCAAGACAAACCAGATCCCTTCCCCTTACTATCACTGGTTGTGACTTCATCTCAGAGCAATCTTAACATATCATCACTGAACATGAGCATTCCCATGTTTCCATTCATCACCACACAACATTATAACAGCATCATAAAAATGAAGCATAGCATATGTAATGGCAGAACAAACAAGACAAACAGAGgtctttctttggaaagaaagGATACTTACGGTACTGTCCAAAGCTATAATACCAGCGTTCATAGTCTGTGATATCAGGCCGTGCATCCCGGCCTAAAGGGAGAAAGCCAGCCATTTCAGATGCACTTGGTTAGTGTTGCTAATCATGAGAGGTGATTGACTGTCACACTGATTGACAGTGCACAGTCAATTACAAAGCTTTAAGAAGAGGTGACTCTTTTCATGTCATGCCCATATGGCTTTCATACACTGtactgtgtgcacacatgtgcatgtgtacagtcaGTGTATTTCGCATATGGCCAGGACATATTACAACATCTTGAACGGTGCTGTCATAGACTACAATCACAGCATGACAGAATAGAACACACATTCCACCAAAAAGCTGCAGATAGTCTTGTATATCAATGCCTTTGGACATGGTatatacagaaacacatacatatgcacaagcacgcacacacacacacacacttatacacacacacacacacacacacacttatacacactgaCAGAACCAAATATAGATGCACTCTCGGGTGTGTTGAACCATGTCTGTTCAGCAACAACCAACATGTGCCATCTACTGTGTTGGAGTCAGTGTTGGGCACAGTGTGTTAGCGTGGGGACTTACCTGTGGTCTCTGCTGTGTCCCCCTCAGTCCATGTGTATCCCATATCTGGAGAGTGATTAACATCTAAACATAGAGAGGGGCAGGCATGAATGTGGCCATTAaggcacagtggtgtcattAACTATTGAGAAACATTTAGAACAAGGggattcatttttatttatttttttgtttgatcTTCTTTAGATTTCGATTTTAGATTTCGTATTAATTGCATTTTACTTTAAATGAATGCCCTCACAAATCAATTTATACTTAGTTTTAGGAATAATTTTATGTGATGTCTCTGGTTAATGCTTTCTGCTGTTTGTTCCCATGCATTGCTGGAGGGGACAAGAAAGAGGCTTTTCCCCAGGGTTGGCAGTGGTACCTGTAGGTCGCCTAGCTCCGGGATACCACTCAGGTCGTGGGTAGCCGTAGGGAGGCCAATCCCTTCTAGCAAAAGCTGCAAGGGGGAGATTAGAAAGCTGCTTGTCAGGCATACGCCAGCACTGGCACAAGTTTACAACACTAAACATTCATTATCAGAGAACACTGCCGTTGCTCTACTTCAACAGCCAAAGGCTGAAACATCAGGCCACATCAAGCAGATGGCTGATTTCAGCTTGGTGTGAGATTGATGTTGTTTTACTGTTGTCTCCAGCTGCAACTAATGTGCGTTGTGCTGAAGGATATCACAGGGACTGGCGTGTGCATTCATGAGAGTATGTCTTATGCTTACAGGGCTTGTTCCCTGCACTTACCATCCTGTAATGGCTGGCTGCACCCTTAGAGAATTGCAGTGGTAGAGGCTAGCGGAACAAGCATGAAGACACCATGAATGAACCCCTGCCCAATCCACTCCTCTAATTCCTCCAACTTCCGGAGTATTAACCCCATCATATTGTAGAAGCACTGTGACTATCATATCAGTGGCAAGTCATGAGAGCCCAGCACGCCAAAACAACAGCGAGAGGAAAAGCCTTTCCATCCCTGACCAGCCCGCCTGCTCACACCcgcacccaccccaccccaccccctaccTCCCACTACCCTGCCCTCCACTCTCCCACAGTCCAGGAGAAGTGACTGATGAGGTCCTTAAAACAACACAGGCCCACGGGCCACTGGCTCCTACAGTGGCGGCCACTGATGCATGCCGGTGTTGACTGTGTGCATCCCGCTTAAATCAGGCTCGGCGCACCCCTGCCGCCAGCCAGCCAAGCGTGGTTGCACTAGGGGCTGTTGGTGGGGCGAGTCCGGGTCCTGACCTCTCTGCTGCCTCAGTCACCgccgctgtgtgtgtatgtgtgtgcaatgtatgtgtgtgtatgcgtgtgtatgcgtgtgtgtgtctgtgtgtgtttgtgtgtgtgtgtgtgtgtgtgtgtgtgtgtgtgtgtgtgtgtgtgtgtgtgtgtacaacttgACCCAGACCACAGAAGAGCTCCCTTGGCGCCTCCCAAAGCCCTGGCATCAGGGATAGGATAGCATGGCACAGGCTGCCTAgcgggcagacagacacacagacagaggaaaTGTTCCCTCTGCCAAGTCTGCTGTTTGAGACTTGAGCTGCTTAGAGTGGAACAGAACAAGCTTAGGGCTCAAGTATGTCTTCCTGACAAAGGAGTCCCCGGTATATTACAACAAGAACTCTACAAGTCTTCACAGAGTCCTTGGAGAGAAATTTCTTAAAATAAGATTATTTGAGTTAAGTTTTACAGGGACTACTGAAGAAAACCAGGGCACTACATACAAACATTTCTGTAGAAAGAATATGAGTTTCCAGCAAAGAGGGTCTTCTTTTCTAAAAAACAATAATACctttattctaaatgccatAATTTGCAGGACATATCAGTAGGGTGTAGATATGATTTTGCCTTTGCCATAGGAGGGGTGTTTGACAAAATGCTCCAGGTTATTTACAATCTCCCTCACATCTTAAATTTATTTTAAAGAATTTATAGTCTTTCTAAGAGACATCCTGCAGTTCAGAAGTATGTGAAGTCAGCTTGGGTACACCACAAAATTGTTGACTAGAGAGTATCCCTAGTTTTTTTTTGAGAAGGAGAACATAAAACATAGTTTGAGACTTGGTAGGATATTAAACATCCAATCCCTGCCACGCAAACAATTCTTAAAAATATACTGCCACTTGAGTAACCCTAAAATGCCTTTGAATTCTGCAGCTCTCAGTTGTAGCATATTGTATTCATTTAGTAAAACAGACCAAATCAGATGGATTCTATTACAGGTTATTACAAGAAGTTCCTGTGATCTCTTTGATGACAATTAAAATAAAAGGttagtcaataaacattctacAAGCAAATACCAGAAAGTCCATGACACTATCTATGCTCAGGTATCAATTCTGAAATTTCGGTTTAATCATACTTATAATAAACTTTTCTTCCTTTCCATTTCGAAATACAATATGCCAGAATGGCATTTGTGCACTCAGAATTATGTTTTGAAAGCAGGGCAGGAAATGACATCACTTTTTATTTTTCACTGTAGAATTTTAAGATTCCCCGGTTACTGGCCATGTTGAAATCGATCACATTTATGGGGATCTTTTGTAGGCACACTAACCATGAATGGGAGCAtactgttttaatgtgtgtgccGTTTGATGTTCCGCTCACGTGGTCATGCCCGGACCGTCCTGCACATACTTACTGGGGTTCGTCTGAACAGCTTGCTGGTTCCTCTCAGGCTGAGCCAGCTGCACCCTGTTGAAACCTGGTTACCAATGTAaaacaggcagagagaggggggaggggggtgaaggAGAGCAAGGGCAAGAGGGGGAGTCAGAGTGAAAGAGTAAagcagaagagaggggagagaagtagagaattaaacagggcagagggagagggggagagagagagagagagagagagattgaagggGTGGAGTGGACAGAGATGAATAGCTGGAGCACAGCTGTTTCATTTAAGGGTGCTAGGTGTCTGCTTTTCCAGTGTGATCTCTAGTGATCTCTGAAGCATGTTGACATGTCTTTATAAAAAAACACCTTTACATCAACAGTGCAGAAGACATAATGCATTAGTTAACTAATATTAGATATTGCACTTGTTAACATACTCTCTTTGATAGATAAACTTGGAACATTAATTCAAACTTGTAATTCACATTAACAAACCTGTCAATAAACTAAAAAAGTCTTATAGTTAATATTTTACTTAAGGTATGTTAACAACTGCATGAAATCAATATGTGTTAAGGGATTTGTTGCATTCTCAAGCATTAACTGCCAGCCCTTTCGATCTTTACAGGAAAGGCCTGGATGGTTTAAAGAGAGGAACCTCCTCCTGAGTCCTTATATACTGTATCCTCACTTACTGAAACCAGGGGCAAGTGCTGGGGAGAGTAGCGCTGACACAGGTCAAAGCATGATATACAAACCCACCACCTCCAGAGGTCCGCCACCCTGACTCAGCTGCCTGAAGGCTTTTACCCAGTTCAAACGGCACTCACACACTAAAAACAGTGAGATTTACGGTTCCTCTCAAAAGTGTCCAAGAAGGCAGCCTGCACCCTGGCAACAACCCAATCATGCAGTGATTCTGCCGATTTTGATTATACAGCTGTAGGTCGCAACTGAAATATCATGCTAATATGTGAGACCAGGTGAGTCCAGGCAGCCTGAACTTTCTGAAGTTGCGTCCATGTGAGCGTGGTGCATCGGAGAGGTGCTGACCTGTTCCAGCGGGGGATGCCGGTTGTCTCCTAACGGCTGACCCAACAGTTTCTGGTCTTCTCAGACCTACCACAGGGAAACATGTTCAGTGTTATGGTGTGTCTTAAAATCCAACTGGCTGTTATCATTTGGAATTTAACTTGaatcagagacggttgataaagttaGGCATCAACAGGTCACTGTAGGAGTCACATACCATGTTTAAAGCCTTATGACAGAGGATTTCTGATGTTATAACAATGTCATATCATAAGACATCTTGGTGCTATAGTCAACATGTATATTACATTTGTATCTACATAATCTATGTACATTATTTACTTAAGACTCTGGATTAACATGGTATCTGCATCTAGTTTTAAACAGTTGACACCTACCTGTTTTAATTTTCCATTTTCATTCATGGAGCAAACCATTTTATCAGTACAGAGTCAGTATTTACATTACTGAGTTCCTGAGGAATATCTACTGAATGTGAATAACAAGTGGTAAATGGGATTGATGAATGGGGTAATGAAGAGTTATGTGCTGCTATTATGAAGACATGGTCTGGGCtccacacatcctcacacaaaTGGCTCAAAAATAAACACTGGTGACGAGTGTGTACCATGCTTTTCAGCCACATATATTTATACATAGAGGCACTGTGTCTCCTtgggtgtgttatgtgtgtgtgtgtgtgtgtgtgtgtgtgtgtgtgtgtgtgtgtgtgtgtgtgtgtgtgtgtgtgtgtgtgtgtgtgtgtgaggaccatTCATAGGCTTTTCCACATGTTTGGCAGCAATAGGGGAAGTGCTGGACAGGTATCAAGTGCTTTGAAACAGGAGGATTTGAGGAACACAcaccaaaagaaagaaaaaaaaaccgaGTGGTGTTAGTTTTATACAGGAAGGTGGACGTTCCAAGTCCGCAGGCTGGCTTTAGGAGAAGGGGGGGGAAAGACAAGGCTGATCATGTCCAGGATATTAAACATTTTGTTGGTGCTCATCGAAACGAGACAGCTGTTCACATAGAGAGTAGAAGCACCATGCAGAGCAGAGAGGTTTGAACCCAGCTAGTAAAAAGGAACAAGACAAATAGACAGTGGATTTGTCTCAGAAACAGGCCTTGATGCCAGGAATGACAAGGATATTATTAGGATGGCGTGAGAGGGATTTACCTGTGTTTGGTCGAGGTGAAAACCTATTCGCAATGGCTGAGCTCCCTCTGAATGCTTTGAAGAGATTTTATTGTCACATTAGTTTGAATGCTTCAGTGATGAACGGCGGACT
Proteins encoded:
- the vit gene encoding vitrin isoform X1; amino-acid sequence: MLKAPLTAICIVILFTSGSLAKPNSQKNKKPKQVVPSIECDVRAGKISLPEFIAKCPAHCKETKQRVYGTGVFASISSICNAAIHSGVITNAGGKVIVRKMAGQASYKGSLAHGIRSLSLPNWRESFTVAVGKPKKGVIYPTSLDYSPSRPTTVKTGQKEAKALPASSALPATTVAEPITTAAVEPTTTAAATTTPPPTTPITTPAATNPPSTTSTTTTAAAKPRAAVHKVRDAGSVHPYYASLASGASARQSQSSHGRAQAFRGSSAIANRFSPRPNTGLRRPETVGSAVRRQPASPAGTGFNRVQLAQPERNQQAVQTNPTFARRDWPPYGYPRPEWYPGARRPTDVNHSPDMGYTWTEGDTAETTGRDARPDITDYERWYYSFGQYPPRGPETDTARKLLPEMTHTRVEPLDAWKPEVNPFDPGFNVREQDSIPRAPEPVVSQGDPNCKVDIAFLMDGSWSIGKRRFKIQKDFLAEVSQALDVGVVGPMMGIIQYGDDPVTEFNLKAYSSSRELKPAVDKITQKGGLSNVGKALSYINKHYFSDANGNRGGAPNVAVVLVDGWPTDKVEEASRLARESGINIFFVTIEGPDENEKQNVVEPNFVDKAVCRTNGFYSLPVSSWFGLRKTVQPLVKRVCDTDRLMCSKTCLNANDIAFVIDGSSSVGTGNFRTVLQFVANVTREFEISDTDTRVGAVQYTYEQRLEFAFGQHNNKAELLNAIKRINYWSGGTSTGAAITFAAEQLFSKSKPNKRKIMIVITDGRSYDDVRAPALAVHRKGVIAYSIGIAWAAQDELEYIATDPDKEHSYFVDEFDNLYKFVPKIIQNICQEFNSQPRN
- the vit gene encoding vitrin isoform X5 — its product is MLKAPLTAICIVILFTSGSLAKPNSQKNKKPKQVVPSIECDVRAGKISLPEFIAKCPAHCKETKQRVYGTGVFASISSICNAAIHSGVITNAGGKVIVRKMAGQASYKGSLAHGIRSLSLPNWRESFTVAVGKPKKGVIYPTSLDYSPSRPTTVKTGQKEAKALPASSALPATTVAEPITTAAVEPTTTAAATTTPPPTTPITTPAATNPPSTTSTTTTAAAKPRAAVHKVRDAGSVHPYYASLASGASASLRRPETVGSAVRRQPASPAGTGFNRVQLAQPERNQQAVQTNPTFARRDWPPYGYPRPEWYPGARRPTDVNHSPDMGYTWTEGDTAETTGRDARPDITDYERWYYSFGQYPPRGPETDTARKLLPEMTHTRVEPLDAWKPEVNPFDPGFNVREQDSIPRAPEPVVSQGDPNCKVDIAFLMDGSWSIGKRRFKIQKDFLAEVSQALDVGVVGPMMGIIQYGDDPVTEFNLKAYSSSRELKPAVDKITQKGGLSNVGKALSYINKHYFSDANGNRGGAPNVAVVLVDGWPTDKVEEASRLARESGINIFFVTIEGPDENEKQNVVEPNFVDKAVCRTNGFYSLPVSSWFGLRKTVQPLVKRVCDTDRLMCSKTCLNANDIAFVIDGSSSVGTGNFRTVLQFVANVTREFEISDTDTRVGAVQYTYEQRLEFAFGQHNNKAELLNAIKRINYWSGGTSTGAAITFAAEQLFSKSKPNKRKIMIVITDGRSYDDVRAPALAVHRKGVIAYSIGIAWAAQDELEYIATDPDKEHSYFVDEFDNLYKFVPKIIQNICQEFNSQPRN
- the vit gene encoding vitrin isoform X6, which encodes MLKAPLTAICIVILFTSGSLAKPNSQKNKKPKQVVPSIECDVRAGKISLPEFIAKCPAHCKETKQRVYGTGVFASISSICNAAIHSGVITNAGGKVIVRKMAGQASYKGSLAHGIRSLSLPNWRESFTVAVGKPKKGVIYPTSLDYSPSRPTTVKTGQKEAKALPASSALPATTVAEPITTAAVEPTTTAAATTTPPPTTPITTPAATNPPSTTSTTTTAAAKPRAAVHKVRDAGLRRPETVGSAVRRQPASPAGTGFNRVQLAQPERNQQAVQTNPTFARRDWPPYGYPRPEWYPGARRPTDVNHSPDMGYTWTEGDTAETTGRDARPDITDYERWYYSFGQYPPRGPETDTARKLLPEMTHTRVEPLDAWKPEVNPFDPGFNVREQDSIPRAPEPVVSQGDPNCKVDIAFLMDGSWSIGKRRFKIQKDFLAEVSQALDVGVVGPMMGIIQYGDDPVTEFNLKAYSSSRELKPAVDKITQKGGLSNVGKALSYINKHYFSDANGNRGGAPNVAVVLVDGWPTDKVEEASRLARESGINIFFVTIEGPDENEKQNVVEPNFVDKAVCRTNGFYSLPVSSWFGLRKTVQPLVKRVCDTDRLMCSKTCLNANDIAFVIDGSSSVGTGNFRTVLQFVANVTREFEISDTDTRVGAVQYTYEQRLEFAFGQHNNKAELLNAIKRINYWSGGTSTGAAITFAAEQLFSKSKPNKRKIMIVITDGRSYDDVRAPALAVHRKGVIAYSIGIAWAAQDELEYIATDPDKEHSYFVDEFDNLYKFVPKIIQNICQEFNSQPRN